The genomic interval TATGTGGCACACCAAGGAACAAGAGTCCGGAAACTCTTGCATAAGCGGGATCCATAATGTATAATGCGCGTTACTTATCTTTAGAGATCCGGCTCGAATTCCGGATCTCTTTTGATGTTGCTCGTAAATACAGGCGGAAATATTAGCCCCATGGGCATTATTACTGAAGCAAATTACAGGGAGGCAAGACAGAAATGGCAAAGGAGAAATTTGTAAGAAACAAGCCGCACCTCAACATAGGAACGATAGGCCATATCGACCACGGTAAGACGACCCTTACAGCGGCGATCACAAAGACGCTTGCGA from Synergistaceae bacterium DZ-S4 carries:
- a CDS encoding GTP-binding protein; amino-acid sequence: MAKEKFVRNKPHLNIGTIGHIDHGKTTLTAAITKTLA